The following coding sequences are from one Carassius gibelio isolate Cgi1373 ecotype wild population from Czech Republic chromosome B7, carGib1.2-hapl.c, whole genome shotgun sequence window:
- the LOC127961271 gene encoding iroquois-class homeodomain protein IRX-6-like, translated as MVTKEAAMSFSQFGYPYNATSQFFVSANPSTTCCDSISRSVTEGSSASQTAASFCCPSYENRLLASTRTELNAALGMYGSPYAAAAAAAGQNYANYFPYSADPSAIYSSLNPQYEIKEGSGSLHGTITQPTAYYPYDHSLGQYQYDRYGTVDFNGSTRRKNATRETTSTLKTWLYEHRKNPYPTKGEKIMLAIITKMTLTQVSTWFANARRRLKKENKMTWSPKNKAGDDGKEDLNKSDPDSITKDSKDSKDERDLQFSDLDDIEDEDCDKLDSDCEKSGQDDLLTSSPPKRDCNPDLPLHSNFPSFPCSLKSLGALNPDYLDHLSSKPQQQQPSPQSNSINTVALSHFEASEKPRIWSLARTAAAGVVLGTQHGGDVRTGPVDCQMQGVRLPTVGGVQCGELKGLQDPTSLSNTESLYPEGLQGIHKAYSSGSYKTLHLHSSSYPGLTESCQYSSMEGFASAGKTETESSELNTCPTIQDAKTTAFRPVMKR; from the exons ATGGTAACAAAAGAAGCAGCTATGTCTTTCTCTCAGTTTGGATATCCTTACAATGCAACTTCTCAG TTTTTCGTGTCGGCAAACCCCAGTACGACTTGCTGCGATTCGATTTCCAGGTCGGTGACGGAAGGATCGAGCGCGTCTCAGACCGCAGCCTCCTTCTGCTGTCCCTCTTATGAGAACCGGCTGCTGGCTAGCACGCGCACTGAGCTCAACGCCGCGCTCGGGATGTACGGCTCTCCCTACGCAGCAGCAGCGGCCGCCGCCGGTCAGAACTACGCCAATTACTTTCCGTACAGCGCCGACCCCTCTGCCATCTACTCCAGCCTG AACCCTCAATATGAAATCAAAGAGGGATCAGGCAGTCTTCATGGCACTATAACCCAACCCACTGCCTACTATCCATATGACCACTCGCTGGGACAATACCAGTATGACAG GTATGGGACAGTTGATTTTAATGGGTCAACCCGAAGAAAAAATGCCACGCGGGAGACAACAAGCACTCTTAAAACATGGCTTTATGAACACCGGAAGAACCCATATCCTACAAAGGGTGAGAAGATCATGCTGGCCATCATCACCAAAATGACTCTCACGCAAGTGTCTACCTGGTTTGCCAATGCTAGAAGAAGACTAAAAAAAGAGAACAAGATGACCTGGTCCCCCAAAAACAAAGCAGGCGATGACGGAAAAGAAGACCTCAATAAGAGTGACCCAGACAGTATTACCAAAG ACTCCAAAGACAGTAAAGATGAGCGGGACCTGCAGTTCAGTGACCTGGATGACATAGAAGACGAGGACTGTGACAAGCTGGACAGTGACTGTGAGAAATCAGGTCAGGATGACCTCTTGACTTCCTCCCCTCCAAAGAGAGACTGTAACCCTGACCTCCCTCTCCACTCGAACTTCCCATCTTTTCCCTGTAGTCTAAAGAGTTTGGGGGCTCTGAACCCTGACTACCTGGATCACCTGAGCTCCAaaccacagcagcagcagcccTCACCTCAGTCCAACTCTATCAACACTGTGGCACTCTCTCACTTTGAGGCATCGGAGAAGCCCCGGATCTGGTCGCTGGCACGTACAGCCGCAGCAGGGGTTGTATTAGGCACGCAGCATGGTGGTGATGTACGAACTGGGCCTGTGGACTGTCAGATGCAGGGAGTCAGGTTGCCCACAGTCGGAGGAGTGCAGTGTGGAGAGCTGAAGGGCCTTCAGGACCCTACCAGTCTCAGCAATACGGAAAGCCTTTACCCAGAAGGACTGCAGGGGATACACAAGGCATACAGCAGTGGGAGCTACAAGACCCTCCATCTTCACTCATCATCCTATCCTGGACTGACAGAATCCTGCCAGTATTCCTCAATGGAAG GCTTCGCCAGTGcaggaaagacagagacagaatcCAGTGAGCTCAACACATGTCCAACAATCCAGGATGCCAAAACCACTGCATTCAGACCTGTGATGAAGAGGTGA